The segment ATTTACTTCTGTATCAAGCGGAATTACCGGCTTTTTGGTTAAAATTTTTAAATTCTTGCTTTCTTTAAAAATATTTTTGACAAGGCGGTCTTCCAAAGAATGAAAGGAAATTACAACAATCCGCCCGGAAGATGGAAGAATCTCAATTGCCAAGGATAATCCTTTCTTAACGTTTTCAAGTTCATCGTTTACGGCAATTCTTAACGCCTGAAAGGTCTTGGTAGCAAAATGAATCCTTCTTTTGCAATACCACCTTGGCACCGCTTTTCTTATAACTTCTACCAGTTGAAAAGTGCTTTTAATTGAATTTTTCCTTCTTTCTTCTGTGATTTCTTTTGCAATCTTTTTTGCGAATTCTTCCTCTCCGTATTTTTTCAAAATTAATTCAATTTCTTCTTTGGGATATTTATTTACAATATCTTCTGCCGTTATGCCCTTATCGCTTTTAAAATTATATCTCATGTCAAGCATCTCATCTTTTAAGAAAGAAAATCCCCTTTGGCTTTTATCTATATGAAAGCTGGACATTCCAAGGTCAAAGAGAATTCCCGAAAAATCTTCAAATCCATTCTCTTTTATTATCTTCTGAAGATTTATATAAGAATCGTTAACAACAATCAGTCGGGGATCTTTTATTCTTTGGGATAAAAAAGGGTCCGCTTCAATTCCCAGCACCTTTCCTTTCGGTTTGTTTTTAGAAAGGATGGATATTGCATGCCCTCCCGCTCCTAAAGTGCAATCAATAAAATTCTCATTCTCCTTCGGTTCAAGATATTTTAAAACTTCTTTTTGAAGAACAGGAATGTGAATCATTTAAATACCCGCATCTCCCAATTTTGATGCAAGCTCAGCAAATTTTTCTTCTGTCTTTCCTCTATACTCGTCCCATTTTTTGTCATCCCAAATCTCAAGTCGATTGAAAAGGCCGCAAATTACAACCTCTTTATTAAGTCCTGCATAAGATTTCAGGTAATCAGGAATAAGAACTCTGCCTAATTTATCCGTTTCGACTAAAACTGCCCCTGCCAGCATTATTCTTGCAAATCCCCTTGCTTCCACCTGGCTTGTCGGTAATTTTCCAAGCTTGTCCGACATAATCTTCCATTCTTTCTCCGTATAAACAACAAGACAGTTTTCAAGACCTTTTGTAATTATTAAAGAACGGCCAAGCCCTTTTCTGAACTTTGAAGGAAGAGCCAGGCGCTTCTTGGCATCTATCGTATATTTATATTCTCCTATGAACATTTTTCTCTTTTATTTAATAATTACCTTATTTTAGCTTATGCACAGAAAACCGGGGTTTTCCCACACTTTTCCACAGTTTCCCACTTCACATCCTTTATACTCCACTTCATAGGGTTAAGTCAAGCCCTTAGTTTTCCACAGGCCTGTTATATTGATAAACAGAAACAACACTGATATAATCTACAAAGAAGAAACTATGGAAAATAAACTCCTAAAAAAAAGAAAATCATCTCTGAAAAGAAAGATAGGGATGATTTTCTTTTTGTCTTCTTTTTTCCTTTCTTTCAAGTTGTCTGTTTTGGCAAGACAGCTTGAGGTTGCTTACCCGGGAGGGCCAAGCACGACGGCAGTTCCTCTTGAAACATACATCGTATATATAGCAGAGCTTATCATAAAAGGAGGCATCATTCTTGCCGGTCTTATCATTGCAATTTCCGGAGTCCAATATCTTCTTTCTTTTGGAAGCGTGGAGAAGATAATAAATGCGAGAAATAGAATATTCGGGGCTTTTTTCGGAGTTCTTATCTTAATATCTTCATTTCTTCTTCTTAGGATTGCCGATCCAAATCTTGTTCTTTTGGAAGTTCCTTCCATTGATCCTATTCCTCCTGTTATTGTTGAAAATCCTGAAATCGACTATGAACAAATTGATCCGCCTCCTGACCCTTACAAAGGAGCGATTACAACCGAAGTTCCAATCGGAGTTTTAATCAAAAACATATTTGAATTTAACCAGTTTGAAGGAGGAGAGGGAGAAGAGCCCTATGAGGAGCCAAGAAGGATGGATAGGATAAGGAATATTTCCTTGGAAATTAACAATTTAACAACACTTGCGCTAAGCGGAAACGAAAATGTGACGGATGCCTTGAAAAATTGTTCATGTTTTTCTTGCGATCTCAACAATATACAAACAATAATACAAAACAATACGGAAACTTTTTTATCAGGACTGAAAACAGAATATCAAAAAGGAGTAATTGAGCTGAATAATTTAAGAAATGACATTAAAAAATTAGAAGAAGCAGAAAAGGCATTAAAAAACAACCTATCTAATAATATTATAAGCTCTGCTAAATATTATTATCTAAGAGATATATATACCAATTGGGAAATTTCTTCCGTTTCTCTTTTTGAAGAATTGGAAGATTATGGAAGTTTCGCTTCGTTCCATTATCCGACAAGCGGAACAAGCAAAGAGGAATTTCCAACAATCGCGCTTGAAAGCAATTATAATTGGTGCAGTAAGGTACCTGTAGGAGATGCTATTGAATTATCCAAAGTAGTCGGCAATAAAATAGCAGAACGTCTTGAAACGCTTTTGAAACTTACATTTCTTGTAATAAGCCATTCAACCGCTCTTAATACTTTTGCTCTAAGCTACAACGACGAAATTTATAAGTACGATTCTTGCAGAGGAATAATGCCATATTACGATTCCAATTTTTCAGAATTAACCGAAAAATTTCCAGGACTGTTAAAAGGACCTTACGACAGCGTTGAGCTTTTTAATTTATCACAACATTTGTCCCGCCTTCAAAAAGGAAAAACAAGAATAGACGAAGTATGCGATACAATATATAACAAACTATTTTACCTATACAATTGGGGTTATTTGTTATCAGGAAGCCCCTCTTGGTGGCAATATCCGAATATTCCCTATTTACCAGCATGGTTCCCCAATGGCACTTCCTTATTTATGACTACGAATCATTTTCCGTCTATAAGTATTGGTGGAGGATATCGTAATCTTTTGGTTAGCTCGTACGGAAGAGATTATGTCGCTTACATATCTAATACAAAAGACCATTACGCTTCTTTTTCCCTTCCCAGTACAAGTAGAAAATATAGTATTGTTAACTATTATTTTGATTATAATTACAGATATGATAATTTCAATCTATTAAAATATCCTCATTATTTTAACGCTGACGGCCGCAGCGGCAATTTATGGTATGAAATATTTTCTCATTATAAAAAAAATTGGTCTTATTATCATGACTGTGCTTCATATAATGACCCAAATAGAACATGCAGAAGCGGAACTCGCTTAGTAAGTATTCCTTATTCAATATCTCGATTATCTTCAGAAAGGCCAAATCCAGCGGTAATGTACTCATTATATTTTGAGCCGTCTCTTTCTTCTTTCTTAATCGATGATTTTACAAACGATTTGTGCGGAAACTTTAAGTATTACATTGATTTTTATTCCGGATTATACGAAAATCCCCAAGAAATTTATAATTTATGTGGATTTGAAGATCCAAATGCATTATTAAATCAATTATGTCCCCAGACAAGCATACCTATTCTTTCAAGTAAAAAGGAACACTCAACTCTTGCTGATTCTTCTGTTTTTCCTTCTTTTAGTACTATAACAGCATTTCCCTATCATAATAGAAGTTATTATCAACTAAGCTCGAATAAAGATAAAAAAGAATCATCATTGTCCAAATTTCAGAAAGCACTTTCTTCTTCTGTGCCAGTTGCTCTTGCTCAAGGACCAATCACAGGATTCAGCGGTCCTTATATTTACCGTCCAACTTCTTGGAGCGCTAATTTTTCCACATGGATAGTTGTAACTCCCTCCCAAAATGTATTAAGTATGGGCTATATTTAGGGAGAAACAGATCTTTCTTATGATTGCTCGGTAGGAGATACAATAGAACTTGGCACAAATCTTTATGGATCAACATTCTCTATACATTATGGAGTTCAAGATCTTCCCTCTGACGGAATTTTCTTTGTTAAAGCTTATGTTACAAATTCAGAAGGAACAACGGAAAGTCCTTGCTATTACTTTTATACACCTACATTAATGGTTGCAACTGGTATCCCTAAAATTACCAGCAGTTCAACGGCTATTGTTTTTGGGTCTGCTATTCCCCAAGGAGATGGCGCCATTGCCAATGTAGGATTTAAGTGGCGCGAAGAGGAATCGGAAGATTGGAATGATGTAAACAGCAGCACGGCGACAGGGACAGGATTTACGGTAAATATTTCTGAATCAGGTTTTTGGACATTCCAATATTTATTAACGGGACTTTCTCCAAACACAAACCATCGTGTTGGATCATATGCAACAGTTGAAAGAACAGGAAGAACTGTTGGAGGCGGATCCGTTACTTTTTTTACCGAATCAAGACCACCAATAGTTAATACCGGAGGACCAGCAACTCCTCTTATAGAATCGGCTTTTCTTTATGGAAATGCTTCATCAATAAGATTTCCTCTTAATATGTATTTTACTTGGTATCAATCAAATGATTGTTCAGGAGATGAAAATTATCTGCATTTTTCAGATATTCCTTCGACAATATATTTGTATCCCACCATAAATATCACATATTATTACAATACCTTATTAACAAATCTTATTCCAAAAGCTCCTTTCTCTTACAAGGCATGTGCTACAAATGTGGATGGAACAACTTGCGGTTCCTGTTCTTCTTCACTTGGCCCCTCTAATATACCTGCCCTTGAAAAATTAAAGATGCCTGAAAATCATATCGTAGATGAAGGAATGCTTGATGTAATATTTTTCGGCTCCGAAGAAGAATACGGAATAATTTCTCCCTCCGAATCTGTAAAAAAACCCTTAGGATTTGAGAATATAGGACTGCTTTACATAATTGATAATATTCTTCCCGATTTTAAAACCTTTTTAAAAGAAATGGTTGAAAAGCCAATGGAATCCTGTATTCCAAAAGAAGAAGAAATTTCTGACTTAATAACATGTGCAAGAAGCCGTTATTTTTTAAGTGAAACAGGATTAATTTTAAGCAGTAATCAATGTAAATCCCCAAGGACAGATAACCTTTTGCATAGTTTTTTTACCAGAGAAACATTCGGAATTTTTAAACATACCGAGTCCTTCTCTCCCTGCTCTGTTCAATGCGGATTTTCCAAGTTTTTCAGAGGTAAGGAAACGGGAGAAGAAGAAAAAGGATACAAATATTTATATACCTATTATGATTCTTATGAAGGAGAAACTGCAGATTTAACATTAAGCAAAAATTATCAAAATTGTCTTAGAAAATGCTTAGACCGTGAAAGTTACTATACAGATGGCACGCCGGTTCTTTCCACTTATGAAAACGAGCTGAATTTTTTCTGCTGTCAAAAAGCACCCGGATCATCATATTAAAAAATGTATTTAATAAAATAAATTTACTTTCTTAAAAATTAAATGAAAAAAAAGCTTAAAAAACAATTTATCTTTCTTCTTATTCTTTTCATGTTTTTTTTATTTACTTTTGCCTTTGGAAGAGAGCTGGAAATAGATTATCCTGAGATAAGCGGAATATCTCCTCAAAATACTGAAACACCGGTTTATAGCTACTTTTTGTATATCTTCTCTTTTGTGGTTTATGTCGTCGGACTTGTTGCCCTTTTAGCTCTTATCCTTGCTGGATTAAAATATTTAACCTCCATGGGAAAATCCGAATCAAAAGAAGCAAAAGAAAGATTTTTGAGAGTTTTTTTGGGAGTTCTTATTATTCTTTCTTCTTTTCTAGTTTTAAACACAATATCCCCCTCTTTTGTTGAGCTGGAGCTTGACGATTTAGGTTCCATACCTCCAATTTCTATAGAGCTTCCTGAAATTCCCCCAGTTGACTACGGACCAATTGTTTATTCTCCTGAAGTCCTTGATCTTCTTGAAAGGATAGATAATCTATCAAGAAAAATTAAAATAGAATCAGTAGAGGCATCGGAAATAGTAAACAACCTAAGAGACGCTACTGAATTTTGCAGCTGCAGCAAGGGACAATCCCTTTGTTCCAGCTACCAAGAAGAATAAAAAAAATGAATAAAATCAGAAATAATATAAAAATAATTTTGATTACGATATCTGTTTTTTTAATTTTTCTTTTTTCGGGAAACTTTGATCAAATATTAAAAGAAGGTATCTTTTTTCCCAATTTTAAAATATTTTTCCCGGTCTATGGACAAGAAGAGTCAATATTCTCTTCTGATCTTTTTTTAAGCATTCCTTCAATAAACAACATTTCCTGTCTTATTGCCGATGAAGATAAAATTTGCCCTCCCTACAAGAATATAGATTTTAAAGTATATCAAGATTTGGTCAGTTCCAAGATAGATACAATATCTTATTATAAAAATATGGCCTTGAAGGAAGAAAAAGACCTTAGTCAAAGCATCAAAGCTATAGAAGCAAAAATCGCCTGGATTTTTGAAATAACGGAAAGAATTCAATCATATATAGAAGAACAAGAAGAGGGATTTGAAGAAACCCAGCCTGCTGTTCTTCTTGGAGAATTTCTGGAAGTTCTAAGAAAAGAAAGAGAATTCAAGGAAAAGGAAAAACAAACTAAAGTAAATATTCTCCCGCTTTTAGAATCACTGTCTTCCAGCACTTCATCTGCTCTTGAACCGCTAAAAAACATACTAAATTTTTCAAAGCGGTGTTATACAGATTCAAGCTCTATATGCTATTCAAGCTGTGAATCTAATTGTGAAGAAGGAACTACTGAAAATTTCAATTGTTTCTATAGTGGCGACTGTACAGGAGGAAATCCCTGCCAATATGCCATTCCCGAAATGGAAAACCAAGTTCAATCATTAAATCCGATTTGGAACGATATAGCCGGAGAAAGATGCCAGGAAACAGTTTATAACGTCCGCATTCATAAAGATATAAAAGAATATTTTAATGCCTATATTATAACAAGTCCGTCACTTTATTATGACATACGCCCTTATTCAAGATATATTTCTTTTCCTATAAATGAAGACGTTTGCGGAAAACTCCGCTTATTATGTGAAAAATATCCCGATGCAGGATTTTGCCAAATTTATCCCTTCGAAGAAGAAAATTTTATCAATTTTTGTCTTCTCTATCCAAATGAATCATTTTGTAAAATAGGACTCCCTCCTTATTTTCCTTATAATGTTCCAAGTAAGTTAAGAAGCGCATGTATAGAAACTATAAACAGCTGGTTTATATGCAACCCTTATCCAGTTGATGC is part of the Candidatus Paceibacterota bacterium genome and harbors:
- the rsmH gene encoding 16S rRNA (cytosine(1402)-N(4))-methyltransferase RsmH; this encodes MIHIPVLQKEVLKYLEPKENENFIDCTLGAGGHAISILSKNKPKGKVLGIEADPFLSQRIKDPRLIVVNDSYINLQKIIKENGFEDFSGILFDLGMSSFHIDKSQRGFSFLKDEMLDMRYNFKSDKGITAEDIVNKYPKEEIELILKKYGEEEFAKKIAKEITEERRKNSIKSTFQLVEVIRKAVPRWYCKRRIHFATKTFQALRIAVNDELENVKKGLSLAIEILPSSGRIVVISFHSLEDRLVKNIFKESKNLKILTKKPVIPLDTEVNENKRARSAKLRAAIKI
- the mraZ gene encoding division/cell wall cluster transcriptional repressor MraZ, producing the protein MFIGEYKYTIDAKKRLALPSKFRKGLGRSLIITKGLENCLVVYTEKEWKIMSDKLGKLPTSQVEARGFARIMLAGAVLVETDKLGRVLIPDYLKSYAGLNKEVVICGLFNRLEIWDDKKWDEYRGKTEEKFAELASKLGDAGI